The genomic window CGACGTCACGCGCTTCGAGAAGGACCTCACCCGGCGCACCGGGCGCCCGACCGCGGTGGTCTCCTCCGGGCAGCGTCCCGTGCCGCTGTACTACTCGTACTCCGAGACGCCTCTGCACGAGACTCTGGAAGAGCTTCTGCAGACCAACCAGGCGCCGATCTATGTCGTGCACTTCACCCAGGCCGCGGCCATCGAGCGCGCGCAGGCGCTGATGAGCGTCAACGTGTGCACCAAGGAGGAGAAGGCCGCGATCGCCGACATGATCGGCAACTTCCGGTTCACCGCGGGCTTCGGCAAGACGCTGTCCCGGCTGGTCCGGCACGGGATCGGCGTGCACCACGCGGGCATGCTGCCGAAGTACCGGCGGCTGGTGGAGCTGCTGGCGCAGGCCGGGCTGCTGAAGGTGATCTGCGGGACCGACACGCTCGGCGTCGGGATCAACGTGCCGATCCGGACCGTGCTGTTCACCGGTCTGACCAAGTACGACGGTGTGCGGACCCGTCAGCTCAAGGCGCGCGAGTTCCACCAGATCGCCGGGCGCGCCGGCCGGGCCGGGTACGACAGCGCCGGGTACGTGGTGGCGCAGGCGCCCGAGCACGAGGTGGAGAACTCCAAGCGCGTGGCCAAGGCCGGCGGCGACAAGAAGAAGCTGTCGCGCGTCGTGCGCGTGAAGGCGCCGGAGGGCTTCGTCTCCTGGGGCAAGCCCAGCTTCGAGCGGATGGTCGCGGCCGAGCCGGAGCCGCTGACGTCCAGCTTCCAGGTGAGCCACGCGATGCTGCTGAACGTCATCAGCCGGCCCGGCGACGCCTTCGACGCGATGCGGCACCTGCTGGAGGACAACCACGAGGACCGCAAGTCGCAGCTGAAGCTGATCCGCAAGGCGATCGCCATCTACCGCGCGCTGCTGGCCGCCGGCATCGTCGAGCAGCTCGACCAGGCGGACGAGCAGGGCCGGACGGTACGGCTGACCAAGGACCTGCAGTTCGACTTCGCGCTGAACCAGCCGCTGTCCCCGTTCGCTCTGGCGACGCTGGAGCTGCTGGAGCCAGAGTCGCCGACCTATGCGTTGGACGCGCTGTCGGTCATCGAGTCGACCCTGGACAACCCTCGGCAGGTCCTGTCCGCGCAGCAGAACAAGGCGCGCGGCGAGGCGGTCGCGGAGATGAAGGCGGACGGGATCGAGTACGAGGAGCGGATGGAGCTCCTGGAGAAGGTCACGTATCCGAAGCCTCTGGAGGAGATGCTTCAGGCGGCTTATGACGTCTACAAGCGCAGCTCTCCCTGGGTCGCGGACTACGAAGTCGCTCCGAAGTCCGTGGCGCGGGACATGTTCGAGCGCGCTATGACGTTCGCGGAGTACGTGAGCCTCTATACGCTTCCGCGCTCTGAGGGACTCCTTCTGCGCTACCTCGCGGACGCCTATAAGGCGCTGAAGCACACGATGCCCGAGGAGATGCGCAACGACGAGGTCGACGACCTCATCGAATGGCTCGGCGAGATGGTGCGCCAGGTCGACTCCTCGCTGCTCGACGAGTGGGAGGAGCTGGTCAACCCGGGCGAGGAGACCGCCGCCGTCTCTCCGCACAACTTCGACGAGCGTCCGCCGCCGGTCACCGCGAACGCGCGGGCGTTCCGCGTCATGGTGCGCAACGAGCTGTTCCACCGCGTCGAGCTGTTCGCGCTGCGCAAGTACGACGACCTCGGCGAGCTGGACGCGGCCGCCGGCTGGGACTCGGAGAAGTGGTACTTCGCGATCGAGGACTACTTCGACACCCACGACGAGCTCGGGACCGGGCCGGACGCCCGCGGGCCGAAGCTGCTGGTGATCGACGAGAAGCCGGACGGACGCCCGGGGTTCTGGCTGGTCCGTCAGATCTTCGACGATCCCGAGGGCTACCACGACTGGGGCATCAGCGCCGAGGTGGACCTGGCGGCCAGCGACGAGGCCGGGACCGCCGTGGTGACGGTGACGGATGTCAGTCAGCTGTAGGGGCTGGGATCGTTCGGCAATGCTTCATCGTTGGTCGGTTGGAGGACCTACGATGGCGCGGCGACGATGACGGTCGGCCCGTGACGACGACCGGCCCGCGATGAGACGAAGACCCCGCCGAACCCGAGGTGAGTGACCCGATGGCCCGCAAGAACCTGCGCCTGATCAAGCCCGGCGAGTACCGGCCCGACTGGTCGCAGTCGGCGCGCGGCGGCGGGATCTCGCCGATCTTCCTGGCGCTCGTCGCCGGCTTCGCGGCCAGCGGTTTCGCGCTGTACAAGGGGTACGGCAGCAACCGCGCCGGGGTGTTCATCTTCGTGCTCTGCGGCTGGCTGATCTCGCTGTGCCTGCACGAGTTCATGCACGCCGCCGCGGCGTACTGGGGCGGCGACCACACCGTGGCGCGCAAGGGCTACCTGCGGCTGGACCCGCGCGTGTACGGGCACCCGGTGCTGACCTTCGTGCTGCCGCTGTTCTTCCTGCTGATCGGCGGCCTGCCGCTGCCCGGCGGCGCGGTGGCGATCGAGTCGCACCGGCTGCGCGGGAAGTGGAAGGACTCGCTGGTGTCGGCGGCCGGGCCGGCGGTGAACGTGGTGTTCTCGATCGTGCTCCTGGTGGTGCTGGGCACCTGGGGTCCGCCCTGGATCTTCGGCCCGGCCTCCCCGGACCACGCCGCGCTGTGGTCGGCGCTGACGTTCCTGGCGTACATCCAGATCGCCAGCGCGATACTGAACCTGCTGCCGATCCCGGGCCTGGACGGATACGGGATCATCGAGCCCTTCCTGAGCGCGGACTGGCGGCGGATCGGGGCACAGATCGCGCCGTACGGGATCCTGATCGTCTTCGCGCTGCTGTACGCGCTCGGGCCGGACCGGAACTTCATCGCGCGGTGGGCGCAGGACATCCTGGACCCGCATTCGCCCGTGAACGGCGAGTACTTCGGCTATCACCTGTTCAAGTTCTGGGGAAGCATCAACGGATGACGGGGCGGTAGCGCGGCGCTGGTCTGCGGCGGCAAGCGGCTGAGTAGCAGAGCGCCCGCCGCAGACCGAAGTCCGCGACGGGCGCCGAGTCCCGCTTGACGCCGGTGCTACGCCAGCCCGGCCCGCCGCAGCGCGTCAGCCAGCGCACCCTGCGGTTCGCTGCTTCCGCCGCCACGGCGGTCGCCGCCGCGGCCACCGCCGCCGCCCTGGCCGCCGCCGCCACCACCGCCACCACCGTTGCCACCGCCGCGCCGGTCGCCGCCCTGTCCGCCACCGCCGCCGTTGCCACCGCCGTTGCCGCCCCGCCGGTCGCCGCCGCTGCGGCCGTCGCGCCCGCGGCCGCCGCCACCGCCGCCGCCACCGCCGTTCTCGCCGGACTGCCGCTGGCGGCCCGGGCCGCCGGAGCCGGAGCCCGCCTCGTCGTCCAGGCGCAGCGTCAGCGCGATGCGCTTGCGCACCGGGTCCACGTCCAGCACCTTCACCCGGACCACGTCGCCGGGCTTCACCACGTCGCGCGGGTCCTTCACGAACGTCTTCGACAGGGCCGAGATGTGCACCAGGCCGTCCTGGTGGACGCCGACGTCGACGAAGGCGCCGAACGCCGCGACGTTCGTGACCACGCCCTCCAGCACCATGCCGGGCTGGAGGTCGCCGATCTTCTCCACGCCCTCCTTGAAGGTCGCGGTCTTGAAGGCGGGGCGGGGGTCGCGGCCCGGCTTCTCCAGCTCGGCGAGGATGTCGGTGACGGTCGGGACGCCGAAGGTGTCGTCGGCGAACTCCGTCGGCTTCAGCGCGCGCAGCGTCTTGGTGTCGCCGATCAGCTCCTTGATGCCGGTGCCGGTGGTGGCCAGGATGCGGCGGACCACCGGGTAGGCCTCGGGGTGGACCGAGGAGGCGTCCAGGGGGTCGTCGCCGCCGGGGATGCGCAGGAAGCCGGCGCACTGCTCGAAGGCCTTCGCGCCGAGGCGCGGGACGTTCTTGATGGCGCTGCGGGTGGCGAAGGGGCCGTTGGCGTCGCGGTGCGCGACGATGTTGTCCGCCAGGGACGAGCCGATGCCCGACACCCGCGTCAGCAGCGGGGCCGAGGCGGTGTTCACGTCCACGCCGACCGCGTTCACGCAGTCCTCGACCACCGCGTCCAGCGAGCGCGACAGCTTGCCCTCGGCCAGGTCGTGCTGGTACTGGCCGACGCCGATCGACTTGGGGTCGATCTTCACCAGCTCGGCCAGCGGGTCCTGGAGGCGCCGGGCGATCGACACCGCGCCGCGCAGGGAGACGTCCATGTCCGGCAGTTCCTGCGAGGCGAACGCCGAGGCCGAGTACACCGAGGCGCCGGCCTCGGAGACCATGATCTTGGTCAGCTTCAGCTCCGGCATGTTGGCGACCAGTTCCTGGGCCAGCTTGTCGGTCTCACGGGAGGCGGTGCCGTTGCCGAACGCGATCAGCTCGACCTTGTGCACCTTGACCAGGGAGGCCAGCTTCGCCAGGGCCTCGTTCCACTTGTTCTGCGGGACGTGCGGGTAGATCACGTCGGTGGCGACCACCTTGCCGGTGGCGTCCACGACCGCGACCTTCACGCCGGTCCGGTAGCCGGGGTCCAGGCCCATCGTCGCGCGGGTGCCGGCCGGGGCGGCCAGGAGCAGGTCGCGCAGGTTGGCCGCGAACACCCGGACCGCCTCGTCCTCGGCCAGGGTCCACAGCTGCATGCGGATGTCCACGCCCAGGCGGACCAGGATCCGGGTGCGCCAGGCCCAGCGGACCGTGTCGTTCAGCCACTTCACGCCGGCGCCGGGGGTGGTCGGCGAAGGGATGGCGAAGGTCTTGGCGATCCGGACCTCGTACCCGCTCTGGGTGACCGGCGCGCCGGGATCAGGATCGGAGTCCTCGGGGTCGAAGGTGAGGTCCAGGACCTCCTCCTTCTCGCCCCGCAACAGCGCCAGGATGCGGTGCGACGGCAGCGCGGTGAAGGGCTCGGCGAAGTCGAAGTAGTCGGAGAACTTCGCGCCGGCCTCCTCCTTGCCCTCGCGGACCTTGGAGGTGATGCGGCCCGAGCTCCACATGCGCTCGCGCAGCGCGCCGATCAGGTCGGCGTCCTCGCCGAAGCGCTCGACCAGGATCGAGCGCGCGCCGTCCAGGGCCGCGGCGGCGTCCGCGACGCCCTTGTCGGCGTCGACGTAGTCCGCGGCGGTCGCCGTCGGGTCCAGCGCCGGGTCGCCGAGCAGCGCGTCGGCCAAGGGCTCCAGCCCGGCCTCGCGCGCGATCATCGCCTTGGTGCGCCGCTTGGGCTTGAACGGCAGGTAGATGTCCTCCAGCCGGGACTTGGAGTCCGCGGCGAGGATCTGCGCCTCCAGGGCCTCGTCGAGCTTGCCCTGGCTGCGGATGGACTCCAGGATCGCCTCCCGGCGCTCCTCCAGCTCGCGCAGGTAGCGCAGCCGCTCCTCCAGCGTGCGCAGCTGCGCGTCGTCCAGCCCCTCGGTCACCTCCTTGCGGTACCGCGCGACGAACGGCACGGTCGCGCCGCCGTCCAGGAGCTCGACGGCCGACCGGACTTGCCGTTCGGTGACGCCGAGCTCCTCGGCGATGCGCAGGTGGATGGACGCTGCTGTCGCTGCCACGCGTGGTACTCCCGCCAGGTGAAAAGCCTGCTTAACTCGCGAGAGCGATCCTAGCGACTAGAGCACGAACTTCTCGGCGACCGTGGAGTACTCGAAGAGTTCTTCGTCCGAGAACCACAGCGCGACTTCCTGCTTGGCCTCGTCGATGTTGCCCGAGGCGTGCACCAGGTTGGCCACCGCGATGCCGTTGGCCGTGGCGTAGGCCTTGTTCTGGTGCGCGAAGTCGCCGCGGATGGTGCCGGGGGCGGCCTCGTTGGGGTAGGTGGAGCCGACCAGCTTGCGGACCGTCTTGACCGCGTCGATGCCCTCCAGCACCAGGGCCAGGACCGGGCCGGACTGCATGAAGGTCGCGGTGGCGTTGTAGACGCCGGCGCCGAAGCGCTCCTCGAGGTCGAAGTAGTGCTTGCGGGTCAGGTCGGCGTCCATCCACACCATCTTGGAGCCGACCACCTTCAGCAGCGCGTCCTCGAACCTGGTCAGGACCCGCCCCATGGTGCCGCGCGCCACGGCGTCGGGCTTGAGCAGGACGAGCGTCCGCTCGACGGGGGCGCCGGTGTCGGTCATATGCGTGGTCCTTCGCTGTTCGACGATGTTTCCGTTACTTCTGTGAGCATCTTATTGGGCGCGCGCGTGGGTGATGATTTCGCGGCTGGCGTCGGTCAGCGGACCGGTCTTCTGGTCCCCGTACTGGTTCTCGACCGCGAAGCCGGCCTCTTCCAGGAACGGGTTCAGCGTCTCGGGGGTGTGGAAGCGCAGCGTGGCCCGCGCGACCCGCAGCGGTGTCCCGTCCAGGCTCGCGACGGTGTCGGTGAAGGTCACCAGCGGTCCGGCCACCGACTCCACCTCGAACCAGCCGCGGTATTCGCGCCCGTCGGGCATGGTGAAGGCGCCGCCGTTGTCGGGGTTCCACGCCTCCCAGGCGCGGGCCTGGAGGTGCCGGGTCCCGAATATGAAGACGCCGTTCGGCCGGATCGCCCGGCGGATCGCGGCCAGCGAGGCCCGCAGTTCGTCGTCGGTGGCGAGGCATTGGAAGGCATTGCTGTTCATCGTGACGGCCGGGAATTCGGCCTCGAAGGTCATCTCGGCGGCCGTGCACCGGAGCCACTCGATGTCGGTCCGGCGCCGGGCGCGGGCCAGCATCGACTCGTCCGGATCGACGCCGACCAGCCGGCCCCCGGCGCCGCGCTCCCGGGCGGTGTGCAGGTAGCTTCCGGTGCCGCAGCCGACGTCCAGGACCGCGTCGACGGCGACGGCGGCGTCGGTGAGGAACCGCTCGTGCATCGAACCGTCGGGATCCCAGGGGTTCTCCACGTCGTACATGAGGGCTGAGTCGTCGTCGGTGAAGGCGTGCCCGCGCAAAAAAGTTCTTCCCCTCGTTGCAAAAACGCGTTGTATCGCGTGTCACAATAGCTCGGTAACGAGTCCGCGAGTCGGACCCGCACATGGGGTGGGCAACCGTCAGCGGACGGAGGTCGCGATAGCCTGAGGGGGCTCTTTCGTGAGTGGTAACGCGTTGACCAACGCGGATTCGGAGCCGGGTGTCTTCGCCCGGGTCGTGTCCGGACGCAAATCCAAATGGGTGGTGTTCGCCGTTTGGATCCTGGTGATCTTCAGCCTGGGCAGCTTCGCGACGAAGCTGAACGACGCCCAGAAGAACGACACCACGTCCTGGCTGCCCAAGAGCGCCGAATCCACGAAGGAACTGAAGATCGAGGGTGACTTCCACCCGAACTGGTACCCGGCGATCCTGCTCTACGCCCGGTCGACCGGCCTGACCGACGCCGACAAGGCGCAGGCTCAGAACGCCGCGGCGATCATGGAACAGGACCCGCCGGCGAAGAACCTGGACCTGGTGGTGCACAGCGCCGTCCAGGTCATCCCGCTGACCACGGGCCCGAACGCCGGGAAGGCGATCCAGATCCTCGTGCCGGTGAACCCCGGCAGCGCGGGCTGGAACAAGTTCCCGGACACCATCGCGGCGATGAAGGCCGCGCTGGGCACGCCGAGCGCGGGTCTACAGACGTACGTCACCGGGCCGATGGGTGAGGCCGGCGACGAGGCCGACGCCTTCAAGAAGATCAACGGCTCGCTGACCTACTTCACCGCGTTCGCCGTGATCATCATCCTGCTGATCGCCTACCGCAGCCCGATCCTGTGGCTGTTGCCGCTGCTCACGGTCGGCGGCGGCGCTCTGACGGTGGCCGAGTCGGTGATCTATCTGCTGGCCAAACACGCGGGACTGACGGTGAACGGCCAAGCGGCGTTCATCCTGATCGTCTTGGTGTTCGGCGCCGGCACGGACTACGCACTGTTGCTCATCGCGAGATATCGAGAAGAGCTCAGGCGGTACGAGGACCGGCACGAGGCGATGGCGCACGCCGTGCACCGAGCCGGGCCCGCACTGGTCGCCAGCTCCGCCACGGTGGCCGTCAGCATGCTGATCCTGCTGGTCGCCGAGATGAACTCGACCAAGGGCATGGGCCCGGTCCTGGCCATCGGCGTGATCATCGCGCTGGCCGCGATGCTGACCCTGATGCCGGCGCTGCTGGTGATCTTCGGCCGCTGGGTGTTCTGGCCGGTCCGTCCGACCTTCGGCTCCGACGAGCCGACGCAGCACGGCGTCTGGGCCCGCATGGGCAAGCGGATCGCGGTCCGTCCGCGCGCCGTGTGGGTGGGCACCGCGGTCGTCCTGATCGCGCTGGCCGGCGGGATCACCGAGCTCAACGCGCACCAGCAGACGGTGGCCGAGCA from Catenulispora sp. EB89 includes these protein-coding regions:
- a CDS encoding DEAD/DEAH box helicase, yielding MTLTDRLPATDDPDALFDAFSAWAGEQGITLYPAQEEALLEVVTGANLILSTPTGSGKSLVAAGAHFAALARYRDDPRQRTFYTAPIKALVSEKFFSLCAIFGADKVGMLTGDASVNPNAPIICCTAEVLANHALREGTEADIGQVVMDEFHFYAEPDRGWAWQVPILELPRAQFVLMSATLGDVTRFEKDLTRRTGRPTAVVSSGQRPVPLYYSYSETPLHETLEELLQTNQAPIYVVHFTQAAAIERAQALMSVNVCTKEEKAAIADMIGNFRFTAGFGKTLSRLVRHGIGVHHAGMLPKYRRLVELLAQAGLLKVICGTDTLGVGINVPIRTVLFTGLTKYDGVRTRQLKAREFHQIAGRAGRAGYDSAGYVVAQAPEHEVENSKRVAKAGGDKKKLSRVVRVKAPEGFVSWGKPSFERMVAAEPEPLTSSFQVSHAMLLNVISRPGDAFDAMRHLLEDNHEDRKSQLKLIRKAIAIYRALLAAGIVEQLDQADEQGRTVRLTKDLQFDFALNQPLSPFALATLELLEPESPTYALDALSVIESTLDNPRQVLSAQQNKARGEAVAEMKADGIEYEERMELLEKVTYPKPLEEMLQAAYDVYKRSSPWVADYEVAPKSVARDMFERAMTFAEYVSLYTLPRSEGLLLRYLADAYKALKHTMPEEMRNDEVDDLIEWLGEMVRQVDSSLLDEWEELVNPGEETAAVSPHNFDERPPPVTANARAFRVMVRNELFHRVELFALRKYDDLGELDAAAGWDSEKWYFAIEDYFDTHDELGTGPDARGPKLLVIDEKPDGRPGFWLVRQIFDDPEGYHDWGISAEVDLAASDEAGTAVVTVTDVSQL
- a CDS encoding site-2 protease family protein, giving the protein MARKNLRLIKPGEYRPDWSQSARGGGISPIFLALVAGFAASGFALYKGYGSNRAGVFIFVLCGWLISLCLHEFMHAAAAYWGGDHTVARKGYLRLDPRVYGHPVLTFVLPLFFLLIGGLPLPGGAVAIESHRLRGKWKDSLVSAAGPAVNVVFSIVLLVVLGTWGPPWIFGPASPDHAALWSALTFLAYIQIASAILNLLPIPGLDGYGIIEPFLSADWRRIGAQIAPYGILIVFALLYALGPDRNFIARWAQDILDPHSPVNGEYFGYHLFKFWGSING
- a CDS encoding Tex family protein; this encodes MAATAASIHLRIAEELGVTERQVRSAVELLDGGATVPFVARYRKEVTEGLDDAQLRTLEERLRYLRELEERREAILESIRSQGKLDEALEAQILAADSKSRLEDIYLPFKPKRRTKAMIAREAGLEPLADALLGDPALDPTATAADYVDADKGVADAAAALDGARSILVERFGEDADLIGALRERMWSSGRITSKVREGKEEAGAKFSDYFDFAEPFTALPSHRILALLRGEKEEVLDLTFDPEDSDPDPGAPVTQSGYEVRIAKTFAIPSPTTPGAGVKWLNDTVRWAWRTRILVRLGVDIRMQLWTLAEDEAVRVFAANLRDLLLAAPAGTRATMGLDPGYRTGVKVAVVDATGKVVATDVIYPHVPQNKWNEALAKLASLVKVHKVELIAFGNGTASRETDKLAQELVANMPELKLTKIMVSEAGASVYSASAFASQELPDMDVSLRGAVSIARRLQDPLAELVKIDPKSIGVGQYQHDLAEGKLSRSLDAVVEDCVNAVGVDVNTASAPLLTRVSGIGSSLADNIVAHRDANGPFATRSAIKNVPRLGAKAFEQCAGFLRIPGGDDPLDASSVHPEAYPVVRRILATTGTGIKELIGDTKTLRALKPTEFADDTFGVPTVTDILAELEKPGRDPRPAFKTATFKEGVEKIGDLQPGMVLEGVVTNVAAFGAFVDVGVHQDGLVHISALSKTFVKDPRDVVKPGDVVRVKVLDVDPVRKRIALTLRLDDEAGSGSGGPGRQRQSGENGGGGGGGGGRGRDGRSGGDRRGGNGGGNGGGGGQGGDRRGGGNGGGGGGGGGQGGGGGRGGDRRGGGSSEPQGALADALRRAGLA
- a CDS encoding nucleoside-diphosphate kinase codes for the protein MTDTGAPVERTLVLLKPDAVARGTMGRVLTRFEDALLKVVGSKMVWMDADLTRKHYFDLEERFGAGVYNATATFMQSGPVLALVLEGIDAVKTVRKLVGSTYPNEAAPGTIRGDFAHQNKAYATANGIAVANLVHASGNIDEAKQEVALWFSDEELFEYSTVAEKFVL
- a CDS encoding trans-aconitate 2-methyltransferase: MRGHAFTDDDSALMYDVENPWDPDGSMHERFLTDAAVAVDAVLDVGCGTGSYLHTARERGAGGRLVGVDPDESMLARARRRTDIEWLRCTAAEMTFEAEFPAVTMNSNAFQCLATDDELRASLAAIRRAIRPNGVFIFGTRHLQARAWEAWNPDNGGAFTMPDGREYRGWFEVESVAGPLVTFTDTVASLDGTPLRVARATLRFHTPETLNPFLEEAGFAVENQYGDQKTGPLTDASREIITHARAQ
- a CDS encoding MMPL family transporter produces the protein MSGNALTNADSEPGVFARVVSGRKSKWVVFAVWILVIFSLGSFATKLNDAQKNDTTSWLPKSAESTKELKIEGDFHPNWYPAILLYARSTGLTDADKAQAQNAAAIMEQDPPAKNLDLVVHSAVQVIPLTTGPNAGKAIQILVPVNPGSAGWNKFPDTIAAMKAALGTPSAGLQTYVTGPMGEAGDEADAFKKINGSLTYFTAFAVIIILLIAYRSPILWLLPLLTVGGGALTVAESVIYLLAKHAGLTVNGQAAFILIVLVFGAGTDYALLLIARYREELRRYEDRHEAMAHAVHRAGPALVASSATVAVSMLILLVAEMNSTKGMGPVLAIGVIIALAAMLTLMPALLVIFGRWVFWPVRPTFGSDEPTQHGVWARMGKRIAVRPRAVWVGTAVVLIALAGGITELNAHQQTVAEQFVTKPASVTGAEVQAQYFPDNSGQPLSIIGDASQVDAVTAKLKTVPGVDPNGVGVPRTIKSAVVNGHFYLEAALTDAPDSKAAQNTVDRVRAAVHSVPGANAVVGGGPAVTLDIARASSHDSKLIIPLILLAVFIILGLLLRAFMAPLLLILTVILSFGASLGISALVFKGLGWHGVDIGMPLFGFVFLVALGIDYNIFLMTRIREESVRRGTRRGALVGLSATGGVITWAGLVLAATFGVLATLPIVPFAEIGFAVSLGVLLDTMIVRSVLVTALTLDIGKRMWWPSRLSKADEPDGGSLDAARAADDSVLV